A stretch of the Ascaphus truei isolate aAscTru1 chromosome 4, aAscTru1.hap1, whole genome shotgun sequence genome encodes the following:
- the CITED2 gene encoding cbp/p300-interacting transactivator 2, translated as MADHMMAMNHGRFPDGTNGLHHHPAHRMGMGQFPSPHHHHQQQQQQQQQQQQQQQQHTYNSLMGEHMHYAAGSLNSNSGIRHAMVPGNVNGGHPNGSMAPAARFTNSQFMGPPVTNQGAQLTASMQLQKLNNQYFTHHPYPHNHYMPELHPANHQINGTSQHFRDCNPKHSTGMAPSASHVPAAMLPPSVIDTDFIDEEVLMSLVIEMGLDRIKELPELWLGQNEFDFMTDFVCKQQPNRVSC; from the coding sequence ATGGCAGACCACATGATGGCAATGAATCATGGTCGATTTCCAGACGGAACAAATGGGCTTCATCACCACCCTGCTCATCGGATGGGAATGGGTCAATTTCCCAGTCCTCACCACCATcaccagcaacagcagcagcagcagcagcagcaacagcaacagcagcagcaacacacCTATAACAGCCTAATGGGAGAGCACATGCACTACGCAGCAGGGAGCCTGAACTCTAACAGTGGCATTCGACATGCTATGGTGCCTGGGAATGTAAATGGTGGGCATCCAAATGGCAGTATGGCACCGGCTGCAAGATTTACCAATTCACAGTTCATGGGACCCCCTGTTACAAATCAAGGCGCACAGCTGACTGCCAGTATGCAGCTACAGAAGCTGAACAACCAATATTTTACGCATCATCCGTACCCACACAACCACTACATGCCGGAATTGCATCCTGCAAATCATCAGATAAATGGGACAAGCCAGCATTTCAGAGACTGCAATCCAAAGCATAGCACTGGCATGGCTCCTTCAGCCAGCCACGTCCCTGCAGCTATGCTGCCTCCTAGTGTCATAGATACTGACTTCATAGATGAGGAAGTCCTAATGTCCTTGGTGATAGAAATGGGTTTGGATCGTATCAAGGAACTACCGGAGCTTTGGCTGGGACAGAACGAGTTTGATTTTATGACAGACTTTGTTTGCAAACAACAGCCAAACAGAGTAAGCTGTTAG